The following are from one region of the Salvia splendens isolate huo1 chromosome 2, SspV2, whole genome shotgun sequence genome:
- the LOC121792306 gene encoding protein SUPPRESSOR OF QUENCHING 1, chloroplastic-like isoform X1 has product MFLFPLVCESKFLGGVASVKGVEGFNPESAKKRFFEIYLDKYAKPNSGIGFPGAYELVVQIYLQRKHFNAHFHKFYLLLNVTATE; this is encoded by the exons ATGTTTTTGTTTCCACTAGTTT GCGAATCTAAATTTTTGGGAGGTGTTGCCTCTGTAAAGGGCGTGGAGGGATTTAATCCCGAGTCAGCAAAGAAGAGATTCTTTGAGATATATCTGGATAAG TATGCAAAGCCAAATTCTGGCATAGGCTTCCCTGGTGCATACGAACTTGTAGTGCAGATATACCTGCAACGAAAGCATTTTAATGCTcattttcacaaattttatttgcTGTTGAATGTTACTGCTACTGAATAA
- the LOC121792306 gene encoding protein SUPPRESSOR OF QUENCHING 1, chloroplastic-like isoform X2, producing MGTGESKFLGGVASVKGVEGFNPESAKKRFFEIYLDKYAKPNSGIGFPGAYELVVQIYLQRKHFNAHFHKFYLLLNVTATE from the exons ATGGGCACAG GCGAATCTAAATTTTTGGGAGGTGTTGCCTCTGTAAAGGGCGTGGAGGGATTTAATCCCGAGTCAGCAAAGAAGAGATTCTTTGAGATATATCTGGATAAG TATGCAAAGCCAAATTCTGGCATAGGCTTCCCTGGTGCATACGAACTTGTAGTGCAGATATACCTGCAACGAAAGCATTTTAATGCTcattttcacaaattttatttgcTGTTGAATGTTACTGCTACTGAATAA
- the LOC121792305 gene encoding uncharacterized protein LOC121792305, with protein sequence MSQVSSGSDLDLDIDLESGGTTSEDDVSRNLGCGYTNSNRLLGRVRSGLISSEILSECTSDEDCSCSQYDKITSSDEIHAMNKEQLGRYAQVGLKKGDDEKPKKQKNSTKPSKPPRPPRGPLLDASDLKLLKEITELKLKRRTMERSRTMRKVKKEKASSLKTNVLACLVTVAFLLVIIVEGCSVVMP encoded by the exons ATGAGTCAGGTTTCCAGTGGGAGTGATTTAGATTTAGACATTGACTTGGAGAGTGGAGGAACAACAAGTGAAGATGATGTGAGCAGAAATTTGGGCTGTGGTTATACGAATTCAAACAGGCTGTTGGGTAGGGTCAGGAGTGGGTTAATCAGTTCTGAGATACTAAGTGAATGTACAAGTGACGAAGACTGTTCGTGTTCACAATATGACAAAATAACAAGTTCTGATGAAATTCATGCCATGAACAAGGAACAGTTGGGGAGATATGCACAGGTGGGGCTTAAGAAGGGAGATGATGAAAAGCCTAAGAAGCAGAAGAATTCTACTAAGCCATCAAAGCCTCCTCGTCCTCCTAGGGGTCCTTTATTGGATGCTTCTGACTTGAAGTTGTTGAAGGAAATTACTGAGCTCAAGTTGAAACGTAGAACGATGGAAAGAAGTAGGACTATGAGAAAAGTAAAAAAGGAGAAGGCATCATCATTGAAAACTAATGTTCTTGCATGCTTGGTGACTGTGGCCTTTTTACTGGTTATCATCGTTGAAG GCTGCAGCGTAGTTATGCCATAA